One window of the Nothobranchius furzeri strain GRZ-AD chromosome 3, NfurGRZ-RIMD1, whole genome shotgun sequence genome contains the following:
- the tmcc1b gene encoding transmembrane and coiled-coil domains protein 1b isoform X1 — protein MDQGSSEQSPEEPDAGGRAELEVGRRASESEHGLSKITHNALENMGALGHGLKQFFQPQRRRSSVSPHDSALSCTSAPPSEPTDVGSEVGDAPASSALSLDSDNPTASAPPAALSRVLQQIRGPPMMKRGTSLQSRRSKAGTAGDPPQKGSPQIHRRSTHEALLQAGRPRSSSTTDTPSSPALVDMLLTSGYHSTEEPDKLDRYDGSGPAVSPSALLYGAEGYDVVDSTPDPHRTKQAIAQLQQKILKLTEQIKIEQTARDDNVAEYLKLANNADKQQSARIKQVFEKKNQKSAQTIQQLQRKLEHYHRKLREVEHNGIPRQPKDVFRDMHQGLKDVGAKVTGGLSSISQATHSAAGAVVSKPREIASLIRNKFGSADNIAALKDSLDETQGDEGIGPGGSRALGTGQLQSSPKYGSEDDCSSATSGSAGANSTPGAPGGPPSSRGNTLDPQTSGFDAIFHEIQELRENQGRLEESFESLKSHYQRDYTMIMAALQEERYRCERLEEQLNDLTELHQNEILNLKQELASMEEKIAYQSYERARDIQEALEACQTRISKMELQQQQQQVVQLEGLENATARTLLGKLINVLLAVMAVLLVFVSTVANCVVPLMKTRSRTLSTLLLIILLAFLWRHWEAISDYLHRFLLHPR, from the exons ATGGATCAGGGTAGTAGTGAGCAGAGTCCGGAGGAGCCGGACGCTGGAGGCCGAGCGGAGCTGGAGGTCGGCAGGAGGGCGTCGGAGTCAGAGCACGGCTTGTCCAAAATCACACACAATGCCCTGGAGAACATGGGAGCGTTGGGCCATGGCCTGAAGCAGTTCTTCCAGCCACAGCGCCGACGCTCCTCCGTTTCTCCACATGACTCCGCCTTGTCCTGCACGAGTGCCCCTCCCTCCGAACCCACTGATGTCGGGTCAGAAGTGGGGGATGCTCCCGCTTCCTCGGCCCTCTCTTTGGATTCTGACAACCCCACCGCTTCCGCCCCTCCTGCAGCTCTGAGCCGTGTTCTACAGCAGATCCGAGGTCCGCCGATGATGAAGCGAGGCACCAGTCTGCAGAGTCGCCGCAGCAAGGCTGGGACCGCTGGCGATCCTCCCCAGAAAGGAAGCCCGCAGATCCACCGACGGAGCACTCATGAGGCCCTGCTGCAGGCTGGACGGCCACGCTCGTCCTCCACCACAGACACACCTAGCAGTCCGGCCCTAGTGGACATGCTGCTGACCTCTGGGTACCACTCCACTGAAGAGCCTGACAAG CTGGATCGGTATGATGGATCGGGCCCAGCCGTCTCCCCCAGTGCCCTCCTTTACGGCGCTGAGGGCTACGATGTGGTAGACAGTACCCCGGACCCCCATCGTACCAAACAGGCCATCGCTCAGCTGCAGCAGAAGATCCTGAAACTCACAGAACAAATCAAAATAGAACAAACGGCTCGTGATGACAATGTGGCTGAGTACCTGAAACTTGCCAATAATGCAGACAAGCAGCAGAGCGCACGAATCAAGCAGGTGTTTGAGAAGAAGAACCAAAAATCGGCTCAGACTATCCAGCAGCTGCAGAGAAAGCTAGAGCACTACCACCGCAAACTCCGGGAGGTGGAGCACAACGGCATTCCTCGCCAGCCCAAAGATGTTTTCAGAGACATGCACCAGGGGCTGAAAGATGTTGGAGCGAAG GTCACAGGGGGTCTGTCCAGCATCTCTCaagccactcactctgcagctggaGCTGTGGTGTCCAAGCCAAGAGAGATTGCTTCCCTCATCCGCAACAAGTTTGGCAGCGCTGATAACATTGCAGCTCTGAAAGACTCTTTGGATGAAACACAAGGAGATGAAGGCATTGGTCCTGGGGGATCACGAGCCCTCGGTACTGGACAGTTACAATCCAGCCCAAAGTATGGCAGTGAAGATGACTGTTCTAGTGCTACTTCTGGTTCTGCTGGGGCTAACAGCACCCCTGGAGCCCCTGGAGGCCCCCCTAGCTCCAGGGGTAACACTCTGGATCCCCAGACCTCGGGCTTTGATGCTATATTCCACGAGATCCAGGAGCTCCGGGAAAACCAAGGCCGACTGGAGGAGTCCTTTGAGAGTTTAAAATCCCACTATCAGCGGGACTACACCAtgatcatggctgctctgcaggagGAGAGATACCG GTGTGAACGTTTAGAAGAACAACTCAATGACCTAACAGAACTGCACCAGAATGAGATTCTGAATCTCAAACAGGAACTAGCCAGCATGGAGGAGAAGATTGCCTACCAGTCTTATGAAAGAGCCAGAGACATACAG GAGGCGCTGGAGGCTTGTCAGACACGCATTTCCAAGATGgagcttcagcagcagcagcagcaggtggtgCAGCTGGAGGGGCTGGAGAACGCCACGGCACGGACTCTTCTCGGAAAACTAATCAATGTGCTGCTGGCTGTCATGGCCGTCCTTTTGGTGTTTGTGTCCACGGTGGCCAACTGCGTCGTCCCCCTGATGAAAACACGCAGCCGCACGCTTTCCACGTTACTCCTGATAATCCTGCTGGCCTTTCTGTGGAGGCACTGGGAGGCTATTTCAGATTATCTGCACCGCTTCCTGCTTCACCCCAGATGA
- the tmcc1b gene encoding transmembrane and coiled-coil domains protein 1b isoform X2: MMKRGTSLQSRRSKAGTAGDPPQKGSPQIHRRSTHEALLQAGRPRSSSTTDTPSSPALVDMLLTSGYHSTEEPDKLDRYDGSGPAVSPSALLYGAEGYDVVDSTPDPHRTKQAIAQLQQKILKLTEQIKIEQTARDDNVAEYLKLANNADKQQSARIKQVFEKKNQKSAQTIQQLQRKLEHYHRKLREVEHNGIPRQPKDVFRDMHQGLKDVGAKVTGGLSSISQATHSAAGAVVSKPREIASLIRNKFGSADNIAALKDSLDETQGDEGIGPGGSRALGTGQLQSSPKYGSEDDCSSATSGSAGANSTPGAPGGPPSSRGNTLDPQTSGFDAIFHEIQELRENQGRLEESFESLKSHYQRDYTMIMAALQEERYRCERLEEQLNDLTELHQNEILNLKQELASMEEKIAYQSYERARDIQEALEACQTRISKMELQQQQQQVVQLEGLENATARTLLGKLINVLLAVMAVLLVFVSTVANCVVPLMKTRSRTLSTLLLIILLAFLWRHWEAISDYLHRFLLHPR, translated from the exons ATGATGAAGCGAGGCACCAGTCTGCAGAGTCGCCGCAGCAAGGCTGGGACCGCTGGCGATCCTCCCCAGAAAGGAAGCCCGCAGATCCACCGACGGAGCACTCATGAGGCCCTGCTGCAGGCTGGACGGCCACGCTCGTCCTCCACCACAGACACACCTAGCAGTCCGGCCCTAGTGGACATGCTGCTGACCTCTGGGTACCACTCCACTGAAGAGCCTGACAAG CTGGATCGGTATGATGGATCGGGCCCAGCCGTCTCCCCCAGTGCCCTCCTTTACGGCGCTGAGGGCTACGATGTGGTAGACAGTACCCCGGACCCCCATCGTACCAAACAGGCCATCGCTCAGCTGCAGCAGAAGATCCTGAAACTCACAGAACAAATCAAAATAGAACAAACGGCTCGTGATGACAATGTGGCTGAGTACCTGAAACTTGCCAATAATGCAGACAAGCAGCAGAGCGCACGAATCAAGCAGGTGTTTGAGAAGAAGAACCAAAAATCGGCTCAGACTATCCAGCAGCTGCAGAGAAAGCTAGAGCACTACCACCGCAAACTCCGGGAGGTGGAGCACAACGGCATTCCTCGCCAGCCCAAAGATGTTTTCAGAGACATGCACCAGGGGCTGAAAGATGTTGGAGCGAAG GTCACAGGGGGTCTGTCCAGCATCTCTCaagccactcactctgcagctggaGCTGTGGTGTCCAAGCCAAGAGAGATTGCTTCCCTCATCCGCAACAAGTTTGGCAGCGCTGATAACATTGCAGCTCTGAAAGACTCTTTGGATGAAACACAAGGAGATGAAGGCATTGGTCCTGGGGGATCACGAGCCCTCGGTACTGGACAGTTACAATCCAGCCCAAAGTATGGCAGTGAAGATGACTGTTCTAGTGCTACTTCTGGTTCTGCTGGGGCTAACAGCACCCCTGGAGCCCCTGGAGGCCCCCCTAGCTCCAGGGGTAACACTCTGGATCCCCAGACCTCGGGCTTTGATGCTATATTCCACGAGATCCAGGAGCTCCGGGAAAACCAAGGCCGACTGGAGGAGTCCTTTGAGAGTTTAAAATCCCACTATCAGCGGGACTACACCAtgatcatggctgctctgcaggagGAGAGATACCG GTGTGAACGTTTAGAAGAACAACTCAATGACCTAACAGAACTGCACCAGAATGAGATTCTGAATCTCAAACAGGAACTAGCCAGCATGGAGGAGAAGATTGCCTACCAGTCTTATGAAAGAGCCAGAGACATACAG GAGGCGCTGGAGGCTTGTCAGACACGCATTTCCAAGATGgagcttcagcagcagcagcagcaggtggtgCAGCTGGAGGGGCTGGAGAACGCCACGGCACGGACTCTTCTCGGAAAACTAATCAATGTGCTGCTGGCTGTCATGGCCGTCCTTTTGGTGTTTGTGTCCACGGTGGCCAACTGCGTCGTCCCCCTGATGAAAACACGCAGCCGCACGCTTTCCACGTTACTCCTGATAATCCTGCTGGCCTTTCTGTGGAGGCACTGGGAGGCTATTTCAGATTATCTGCACCGCTTCCTGCTTCACCCCAGATGA